A stretch of the Leptospira harrisiae genome encodes the following:
- a CDS encoding LIC_10705 family lipoprotein: MKTILVILLCTYTFFGCYADSKNGYTYGIPSDQLSTYLFFFVVPNLDFNQFCPPTEQIPILEPGTYNRYMAAGDSFIFDNRARFTQTAPAGETRIFTFTIQESPGQNIKLTSPACGDSSFEAPSKGDSGLSSQLETIYIGLRTPPFPAKRTFFFTKLTSISGSGNISITTPTSADPENAH; encoded by the coding sequence ATGAAGACCATCTTAGTCATATTACTATGTACATATACTTTTTTCGGTTGTTATGCGGATTCAAAAAATGGTTACACGTATGGAATTCCCAGTGACCAATTATCCACGTATCTATTTTTCTTTGTGGTTCCCAATTTGGACTTTAACCAATTCTGTCCACCAACCGAACAAATTCCAATTTTAGAACCTGGAACATACAATCGTTATATGGCAGCAGGAGATAGTTTTATTTTTGATAACCGAGCAAGGTTTACACAGACGGCACCTGCTGGAGAGACTAGAATTTTTACTTTTACAATTCAGGAAAGTCCAGGGCAGAATATCAAACTAACCTCACCCGCTTGTGGTGATAGTTCGTTTGAGGCACCTTCTAAAGGAGATTCCGGACTTTCTAGCCAATTAGAAACGATTTATATTGGTTTAAGGACACCCCCATTTCCAGCAAAAAGAACGTTTTTCTTTACTAAACTAACCTCAATTTCTGGATCTGGTAATATTTCAATTACGACACCAACGTCTGCTGATCCAGAAAATGCCCACTAA
- a CDS encoding DUF1801 domain-containing protein — MPNTAEEYIQSLPEDRKEAFLKLRNTVKKNLPKGFEETIQYKMVGYVVPKKTYPAGYHVTPELALPFLHIASQKNGLALYHMGIYADLKLLKWFQTEYPKHCKTKLDMGKSCIRFKNLDEIPWKLIGELVSKMSPKDWIQIYEKNLPSSKRN, encoded by the coding sequence ATGCCAAACACCGCAGAAGAATACATCCAATCCTTACCTGAAGATCGAAAAGAAGCCTTCCTCAAACTTCGAAATACAGTCAAAAAAAATCTCCCCAAGGGTTTTGAGGAAACCATCCAATACAAGATGGTTGGTTATGTTGTGCCTAAAAAAACATATCCTGCAGGATACCATGTAACACCGGAACTAGCTCTTCCCTTTCTCCATATTGCTTCCCAAAAGAATGGACTTGCTCTCTATCATATGGGAATTTACGCAGATCTAAAATTACTCAAATGGTTCCAAACCGAATATCCTAAACATTGTAAAACCAAATTGGATATGGGAAAAAGTTGTATTCGTTTTAAAAACTTAGATGAGATTCCGTGGAAATTGATTGGGGAACTGGTGTCGAAGATGAGTCCCAAGGATTGGATTCAGATTTATGAAAAAAATCTGCCAAGTTCAAAACGAAACTAA
- a CDS encoding class I SAM-dependent methyltransferase, translating to MEPNVFDQLAKEYDTNERIELAKIIASAVQTECAESQSKTLFDYGCGTGLVGLTLTSLVGKVLFIDSSEPMLDIVREKIKRTNIQNAEVIHSNFLQNSKTKKADILLVSLVLLHIPDTKKILKFFYEILNPQGKIILIDFDKNEKIYHPKVHNGFTDLEIKSLLSEVGFQNINKKTFHYGKNIFMKEDASLFLATGIK from the coding sequence ATGGAACCAAATGTTTTTGACCAACTAGCAAAAGAGTATGATACAAACGAAAGAATAGAATTAGCAAAAATCATTGCGAGTGCCGTGCAAACAGAATGTGCAGAAAGCCAATCAAAAACTTTATTTGATTATGGTTGTGGCACGGGTCTTGTCGGCCTCACTTTAACTTCCTTAGTCGGCAAAGTGTTATTCATTGATTCTTCGGAGCCAATGTTAGACATTGTTCGAGAAAAAATCAAAAGAACAAATATTCAGAATGCAGAAGTAATCCACTCCAATTTTCTGCAAAATTCAAAAACAAAAAAAGCAGATATTTTACTGGTTTCTTTGGTTCTATTGCATATCCCCGATACAAAAAAGATTTTAAAGTTTTTTTATGAAATTTTAAATCCCCAAGGAAAGATCATCCTTATTGATTTTGATAAAAATGAAAAGATTTACCATCCTAAAGTGCATAACGGATTTACCGATTTAGAAATTAAGTCCTTACTCTCTGAAGTTGGGTTTCAGAATATAAATAAAAAAACATTTCATTATGGAAAAAATATTTTTATGAAGGAAGATGCTTCGCTTTTTTTGGCAACAGGGATCAAATGA
- a CDS encoding LA_2444/LA_4059 family outer membrane protein — translation MKQNLFYLFLVSVSSMIFAEGRETEVPLSEGKIKKSEWSLLLKRQTYQYLPYEYSSLTDKNESIVPTRSSSALKENGKVLIPFVFSYENIEKGFKVDLSYFEIEIVNANTLLYQQSIEGGNVSRFYLSPMARSEFELNLYKTFVPTKDWKLYLGGGVRNINRYLYGNYLGQGTFKEYFFTYGPQVSVQTVYQLPYDLAFHLTMDLFYTQGTRFFKQPNLMEDRFQYSLSTAGTEGIFRGYEWDGSLTYSFHPNMKFFVGYNMIVSKFSYLHYNEIQFSRSTDNLGSQNPSISGGWEMNFPKKSENFDNLRGIYLGMMVSF, via the coding sequence ATGAAACAGAACCTATTTTATCTATTTCTTGTTTCTGTCTCTTCAATGATTTTTGCAGAAGGCCGGGAAACGGAAGTCCCTTTGTCCGAAGGAAAAATTAAAAAATCAGAATGGAGTTTGCTCTTAAAAAGACAGACTTACCAGTACCTTCCTTACGAATACAGCTCCCTCACTGATAAAAATGAATCCATTGTCCCCACTCGGTCCAGCTCCGCTTTGAAAGAAAATGGAAAGGTTCTCATTCCCTTTGTCTTCAGTTATGAAAACATAGAAAAGGGATTCAAAGTGGATCTTTCTTATTTTGAAATTGAAATTGTAAATGCAAACACCTTACTTTACCAGCAGTCAATCGAAGGAGGAAACGTATCTCGGTTTTATCTTTCGCCAATGGCAAGGTCGGAATTTGAACTGAATCTTTATAAAACTTTTGTACCGACTAAGGATTGGAAATTGTATTTAGGAGGTGGGGTTCGTAATATTAACCGATACTTATATGGAAATTATTTAGGACAAGGAACCTTTAAGGAATACTTTTTTACCTACGGCCCACAAGTCTCAGTACAAACCGTTTACCAGTTGCCCTATGATTTGGCATTCCACCTAACAATGGATTTATTTTACACACAAGGCACTCGGTTTTTCAAACAACCCAACTTAATGGAGGACCGGTTCCAATATTCCCTATCCACTGCCGGTACAGAAGGAATCTTTCGCGGTTATGAATGGGATGGATCTCTTACCTATTCGTTTCATCCTAATATGAAATTCTTTGTGGGTTATAATATGATCGTATCTAAGTTTTCTTATTTGCATTACAATGAAATTCAATTCAGTCGGAGCACAGACAATTTAGGTTCGCAAAATCCTTCCATCTCTGGTGGTTGGGAAATGAATTTTCCTAAAAAATCAGAAAACTTTGATAATTTACGAGGAATTTATTTGGGAATGATGGTGAGTTTTTAA
- a CDS encoding fumarate hydratase has protein sequence MPDFFYADPFPLKEDTTEYKLLTKDFVSTVPFGDKEILKVEPDGLTFLAEKAMEDVSFYLRTKHLEKVRKILDDPEATPNDRFVAMALLKNAVIAADKQLPSCQDTGTGIVMAKKGEYVITGGDDAEALSRGIYNTYVNRNLRYSQVVPLTMYDEVNSGSNLPAQIDIYSTPGDKYSFLFLAKGGGSANKTYLFQETKALLNPTSLEKFITEKVSNLGTAACPPYHIAVVIGGTSAEANLKTVKLASAGYLDHLPTKGDKFGSAFRDVELEEKMLLAAQKSGIGAQFGGKYLAHDFKVIRLPRHGASCPVGLGVSCSADRNIKAKITKDGIYLEKLEYDPSKFLPTIDEVDASTESVHINLNQPMPEILKVLTKYPVKTRVMLSGRLVVARDIAHAKLKEKLDKGEPLPEYFKNHPVYYAGPAKTPEGMPSGSFGPTTAGRMDSYVPLFQEKGYSMISLAKGNRSKVVTDSCKKNGGFYLGSIGGPAALLAKENIKKVEVLDFPELGMEAVWSIDVENFPAFIVVDDKGNDFFQMLN, from the coding sequence ATGCCAGATTTTTTTTACGCCGATCCATTCCCTTTAAAAGAAGACACCACCGAATACAAATTATTAACAAAAGATTTTGTAAGCACTGTCCCCTTTGGTGATAAAGAAATTCTGAAAGTGGAACCAGATGGGCTTACCTTCCTTGCGGAAAAAGCAATGGAAGATGTCTCTTTTTATCTAAGAACAAAACACCTGGAAAAAGTTCGTAAAATTTTGGATGATCCGGAAGCAACGCCAAACGATCGTTTTGTGGCAATGGCACTCCTTAAAAATGCGGTCATTGCTGCTGACAAACAGCTTCCCTCCTGCCAAGATACAGGAACCGGGATTGTCATGGCAAAAAAAGGGGAATATGTGATCACCGGTGGTGATGACGCAGAAGCTCTTTCTCGTGGAATTTATAATACCTATGTCAATCGAAACTTACGTTACTCACAAGTGGTTCCTCTTACAATGTATGACGAAGTCAATTCTGGATCCAATTTGCCAGCTCAGATCGATATTTATTCGACACCTGGTGATAAATACAGTTTCCTATTTTTGGCAAAAGGTGGTGGGTCTGCGAACAAAACTTACCTGTTCCAAGAAACTAAGGCTTTACTCAATCCAACCTCACTCGAAAAATTCATCACAGAAAAAGTATCCAACTTAGGTACAGCGGCCTGTCCTCCTTACCACATCGCAGTGGTGATTGGGGGAACATCAGCAGAAGCCAACTTAAAGACCGTAAAACTAGCGTCAGCTGGTTATTTGGATCATTTGCCGACCAAAGGAGACAAATTTGGTTCTGCTTTCCGAGATGTAGAACTCGAAGAAAAAATGTTACTGGCAGCTCAAAAATCAGGAATTGGGGCTCAGTTTGGTGGAAAGTATTTAGCACATGATTTTAAAGTCATTCGCCTTCCTCGCCATGGAGCCTCTTGCCCTGTTGGACTTGGTGTGAGTTGCAGTGCGGATCGTAATATCAAAGCAAAAATTACAAAAGACGGAATTTATTTAGAAAAACTAGAATATGATCCTTCTAAGTTTTTGCCTACAATCGATGAAGTGGATGCAAGTACAGAATCTGTACATATCAATCTTAACCAACCAATGCCTGAAATTCTAAAGGTTCTTACCAAATATCCTGTTAAAACACGTGTTATGTTGTCTGGTCGCCTCGTTGTGGCTCGTGACATTGCCCACGCTAAGTTAAAGGAAAAATTAGATAAGGGCGAACCACTTCCTGAATATTTCAAAAACCATCCAGTGTATTATGCGGGCCCTGCCAAAACTCCAGAAGGTATGCCATCAGGATCATTTGGCCCCACTACTGCCGGTCGTATGGATAGTTACGTTCCTCTTTTCCAAGAGAAAGGTTATTCGATGATCTCACTTGCCAAAGGGAACCGTTCCAAAGTGGTTACCGATAGTTGCAAAAAGAACGGCGGGTTTTATCTCGGATCTATAGGAGGTCCGGCGGCCCTTCTTGCAAAAGAAAATATCAAAAAAGTAGAAGTCCTCGACTTTCCAGAGTTAGGTATGGAAGCGGTTTGGTCCATTGATGTGGAAAACTTTCCAGCCTTCATCGTAGTGGATGACAAAGGAAATGATTTTTTCCAAATGTTGAATTAA
- a CDS encoding SRPBCC domain-containing protein has protein sequence MTIYQCIADSKKVTTLTGETATISKHIGGTFSTMSGKVSGIIVDLAPSKRIVQAWRRSDFPEGIFSMATFTLKETSEGGTEVVLTHRGVPKELIPDVEESWRQNYWDKIRTTVKTQSK, from the coding sequence ATGACGATATACCAATGCATCGCTGACTCAAAGAAAGTCACTACACTCACTGGGGAAACGGCCACGATCAGCAAACATATCGGTGGTACGTTTTCCACTATGTCTGGAAAAGTTTCCGGAATCATCGTCGATCTTGCTCCTTCGAAACGAATTGTGCAAGCATGGAGAAGATCCGATTTTCCCGAAGGAATTTTTTCAATGGCTACGTTTACATTGAAAGAAACTTCAGAAGGTGGAACAGAAGTTGTACTGACACACCGTGGTGTACCGAAGGAACTGATCCCTGATGTGGAAGAAAGTTGGCGCCAAAATTATTGGGATAAAATTCGGACTACTGTGAAAACACAATCTAAATGA
- the fumC gene encoding class II fumarate hydratase → MKTRIETDSMGEIEVENTRYWGAQTERSLHHFHIGTDRFPREMIRAFGILKKCAALTNQNLGILSTEKTELIVNAAEEVIEGKLDDHFPLVVWQTGSGTQTNMNVNEVISNRAIEMAGGVLGSKTPIHPNDDVNKAQSSNDTFPTAMHIACAEQLVHKLIPALQTLHDTLEKKSKEFASIIKIGRTHLQDATPLTLGQEFSGYVQQLSYSIDRVKRVLPSVYRLALGGTAVGTGLNTHPKFAVEAAAAIALETGLPFISAENKFEALAAHDSLVEVSGVLKTIAASLMKIANDIRLLASGPRSGIGEISIPENEPGSSIMPGKVNPTQSEAMTMVAAQVFGNDVAVNVGGASGNFELNVFKPVIIFNVLNSIRLLADATVSFEEHCARGIEPNLDTIHQNLNRSLMLVTALNPHIGYDNAAKIAKLAHKENITLKDAGIKLGIITAEQFDHWVKPEDMI, encoded by the coding sequence ATGAAAACAAGAATCGAAACCGACTCTATGGGTGAAATTGAAGTAGAAAACACTCGTTACTGGGGTGCCCAAACGGAGCGTTCCCTCCACCACTTTCATATAGGTACTGATAGATTTCCCAGAGAAATGATTCGAGCATTCGGGATATTAAAAAAGTGCGCAGCTCTCACCAATCAAAACCTGGGAATCTTATCCACAGAAAAAACAGAACTCATCGTAAATGCGGCCGAAGAAGTCATAGAAGGTAAATTGGACGACCACTTCCCTCTTGTGGTTTGGCAAACGGGATCGGGAACACAAACCAATATGAATGTGAACGAAGTCATATCCAACCGTGCCATCGAAATGGCAGGTGGGGTTCTAGGTTCGAAAACACCCATCCATCCGAATGATGATGTCAATAAAGCCCAAAGTTCAAACGATACCTTTCCCACAGCCATGCACATTGCTTGTGCCGAACAACTCGTTCACAAACTCATTCCTGCCTTACAAACACTTCATGACACTTTGGAGAAAAAATCAAAAGAATTTGCGAGCATCATAAAAATTGGAAGAACTCATTTGCAAGATGCCACTCCTCTTACTTTAGGTCAGGAATTTTCTGGTTACGTACAGCAGCTTTCTTATTCGATAGATAGAGTCAAACGAGTGTTACCTTCTGTATATCGATTGGCACTCGGGGGAACGGCCGTAGGAACAGGACTCAATACGCATCCAAAGTTTGCAGTGGAAGCGGCGGCGGCGATTGCATTAGAAACAGGGCTTCCCTTTATCAGTGCAGAGAACAAGTTTGAGGCACTTGCCGCCCATGATTCATTAGTCGAAGTCAGTGGAGTTTTGAAAACCATCGCCGCTTCTCTGATGAAAATTGCAAACGACATTCGCTTGTTAGCCTCTGGCCCACGCTCCGGGATTGGAGAAATCTCTATTCCCGAAAACGAACCTGGCTCTTCGATTATGCCAGGAAAAGTCAATCCCACACAATCCGAAGCCATGACTATGGTGGCAGCTCAGGTGTTTGGGAATGATGTGGCTGTGAATGTGGGTGGTGCATCAGGAAATTTTGAATTGAATGTATTCAAACCAGTCATTATTTTTAATGTGCTCAATTCCATACGACTGTTAGCTGATGCAACTGTGTCATTTGAGGAACATTGCGCACGAGGCATTGAACCAAACCTAGACACCATCCATCAGAACTTAAACCGGTCACTGATGTTAGTGACAGCACTGAACCCGCACATTGGGTATGACAATGCAGCCAAAATTGCAAAACTTGCCCATAAGGAAAATATCACACTGAAAGATGCTGGGATCAAATTAGGTATTATAACTGCAGAACAATTTGATCATTGGGTAAAACCGGAGGATATGATTTGA
- a CDS encoding AAA family ATPase — protein MKPSKTLLALRGIPGSGKTSLAKAISITNGAPIFSIDSYFEDEAGNYIFDYQKNHLAYKDCEAKTKHALEQGIPFVIVDNTFTLDWELEPYVRLAKECEYKLFVVTVENRHGGNNVHQIPEEQIEKMKGKYQVVL, from the coding sequence ATCAAACCATCGAAAACATTACTCGCCTTACGAGGAATTCCCGGTTCAGGAAAAACAAGTTTAGCAAAAGCCATTTCTATTACCAATGGTGCACCTATCTTTTCGATTGATTCCTATTTTGAAGATGAAGCTGGTAATTATATTTTCGATTATCAAAAAAATCACTTAGCTTACAAAGATTGTGAAGCGAAAACAAAACATGCCCTCGAACAGGGAATTCCTTTTGTTATCGTGGACAATACATTTACTTTAGATTGGGAACTGGAACCTTACGTCCGTTTAGCGAAAGAATGTGAATATAAACTTTTTGTTGTGACTGTGGAAAATCGACATGGCGGAAACAATGTACATCAGATTCCGGAAGAACAAATCGAGAAGATGAAGGGGAAATACCAGGTGGTTTTGTAA
- a CDS encoding RNA recognition motif domain-containing protein, whose product MSVNIYVGNLSYDMTEGKLSELFGAHGAVTSAKIITDQYSGRSKGFGFIEMKDGKEADNAIKELNGKNILNREMKVNIAKPKTNNWR is encoded by the coding sequence ATGTCAGTAAACATTTACGTTGGCAACCTCTCTTACGATATGACTGAAGGTAAACTCAGTGAACTTTTCGGAGCACACGGAGCAGTAACTTCTGCAAAAATCATCACTGACCAGTATTCTGGCCGTTCTAAAGGTTTCGGATTCATCGAAATGAAAGATGGAAAAGAAGCTGATAACGCAATCAAAGAACTTAACGGAAAGAACATTCTTAACCGTGAGATGAAAGTAAACATCGCAAAACCTAAAACAAACAACTGGAGATAA
- a CDS encoding FKBP-type peptidyl-prolyl cis-trans isomerase has protein sequence MNMSKTISKGMVVGFSYHLKNAQGETLDQSDEPLLYLHGWQNIIPGLEKELEGLVNGDSKNVTVPPEDGYGTYNEALIFQVPKTELPPEAELEVGMEFQTDTPEGRMVLYLQEVRDADVILNGNHPLAGETLHFAVTIKSIREATEEELQHGHVHGPGGHHHH, from the coding sequence ATGAATATGTCAAAAACCATCAGCAAAGGAATGGTTGTAGGATTTTCCTATCACCTAAAGAACGCCCAGGGAGAAACTCTGGACCAATCAGACGAACCACTATTATACCTCCACGGCTGGCAAAACATCATTCCCGGTTTGGAAAAAGAACTAGAAGGATTAGTAAACGGAGATTCTAAAAATGTAACTGTACCACCTGAAGATGGTTATGGGACATATAACGAAGCTCTGATTTTTCAAGTTCCCAAAACGGAACTACCTCCAGAAGCCGAGTTAGAAGTAGGAATGGAATTCCAAACGGACACTCCCGAAGGTAGAATGGTTCTATACTTACAAGAAGTTCGTGATGCAGATGTCATTCTGAACGGCAATCACCCGTTAGCTGGAGAAACACTCCACTTTGCAGTCACCATCAAATCCATTCGCGAAGCCACGGAAGAAGAATTACAACACGGTCACGTACATGGCCCAGGCGGACACCACCACCACTAG
- a CDS encoding Na/Pi cotransporter family protein, producing the protein MNWSLLIQVLGGLGIFIYGMKLLSESLQRVAGDRLRSFLSSMTRNRVSAVFSGLFITSTIQSSSATTVLVVGFVNAGLISLAQAIGVIMGANIGTTITAWIVSFLGFKFNIASFALPAVAAGVILNFSRKESRSGWGSFLIGFGFLFLGLDYLKTSVPDSAKDPDSFLFLQQYTNMGFNTILLFVLIGALLTIVIQSSSASTTITITLAFSGYIPIDAAYGMILGENIGTTITANLAAIPGNRNAKKAALAHTLFNVFGVVWALLFFKLFTGIVDDLIPGDPLTDKESTRFHISLFHTMFNITNTLILIWFVNTISKVVSAIVDGLASKTGKDKDSIRLLQAGTVKTTELAMVELVEFTKKIIRDTYDFLRLTEQILLQPYDATRIGQVLKKEEELDQVRTEVLTYLNQIQETGVTGNYAKDVLGIMERVKAVEEMGDNFASIARKMRKSHRQKVSLDKTFGQSVKDQMDLLKHHYDILLVNLDQSETFDILGNPQIRNQSREYRFQMIRSIKKNDSKVKKKKYQKKDNLMPALLYRDISRNLDNISRLLNAAIYADV; encoded by the coding sequence ATGAATTGGTCACTACTTATTCAAGTTTTAGGTGGGCTCGGGATTTTCATCTACGGGATGAAATTACTAAGTGAGTCCTTACAACGTGTGGCGGGAGATCGGCTTCGTTCCTTTCTTTCGTCTATGACGAGAAACAGAGTCTCTGCTGTGTTCAGCGGACTATTTATTACATCTACAATACAATCCAGCTCGGCAACTACCGTTCTTGTGGTTGGATTTGTGAATGCTGGTTTAATTTCACTCGCCCAAGCCATCGGTGTCATTATGGGGGCCAACATTGGAACCACCATCACTGCATGGATTGTATCCTTTTTAGGTTTTAAGTTTAACATTGCATCCTTTGCATTACCAGCGGTAGCAGCAGGGGTGATCTTAAATTTTTCACGTAAAGAAAGCAGATCCGGTTGGGGAAGTTTCCTCATTGGATTTGGTTTTTTATTTTTAGGATTGGATTATTTAAAAACATCCGTTCCTGATAGCGCAAAAGATCCAGATAGTTTTCTCTTTTTACAACAATACACCAATATGGGATTCAATACTATATTGTTGTTTGTTTTGATTGGTGCCTTACTCACCATTGTGATCCAATCTTCTTCGGCTTCCACAACCATCACCATCACACTTGCATTCTCAGGTTACATTCCGATTGATGCTGCCTATGGTATGATTCTTGGTGAAAACATTGGAACAACAATTACAGCAAACCTTGCAGCCATTCCGGGAAATCGAAATGCCAAAAAAGCAGCCCTTGCACATACCTTATTCAATGTGTTTGGAGTCGTTTGGGCACTTCTATTCTTTAAACTATTTACTGGAATTGTAGATGATTTGATTCCTGGTGATCCACTAACAGATAAAGAATCAACAAGGTTCCATATTTCACTGTTTCACACAATGTTTAACATCACGAATACTCTGATCCTTATTTGGTTTGTGAATACAATCTCCAAAGTGGTGAGTGCAATTGTCGATGGACTTGCATCCAAAACAGGAAAAGACAAAGATTCCATTCGCCTTCTACAAGCTGGTACTGTAAAAACTACTGAACTTGCGATGGTGGAACTGGTTGAGTTCACTAAAAAAATCATTCGTGATACCTATGATTTCCTTCGATTGACAGAACAAATTTTACTCCAACCATACGATGCTACAAGAATTGGCCAAGTATTGAAAAAAGAAGAAGAATTGGACCAAGTTCGCACAGAAGTTCTGACCTACCTAAATCAAATCCAAGAAACCGGTGTCACTGGTAACTATGCGAAAGATGTTTTAGGAATTATGGAAAGAGTAAAAGCAGTGGAAGAGATGGGTGATAACTTTGCATCCATTGCAAGAAAAATGAGAAAGTCTCACCGCCAAAAAGTATCTTTGGACAAAACATTCGGCCAATCTGTAAAAGACCAAATGGACTTACTCAAACACCACTATGACATTCTACTAGTGAATTTGGACCAAAGTGAAACTTTTGACATCCTTGGAAATCCACAAATTCGTAACCAAAGTCGCGAGTATCGTTTTCAAATGATTCGTTCCATTAAAAAGAACGATTCTAAAGTGAAGAAGAAAAAGTATCAGAAAAAAGACAATTTGATGCCAGCTCTCCTTTATCGTGATATTTCTCGTAACTTGGATAATATTTCCAGACTATTGAATGCGGCAATTTATGCGGACGTTTAG